In the Methylomonas rhizoryzae genome, one interval contains:
- a CDS encoding aldehyde dehydrogenase family protein, protein MVQLSAFSPLDGRHLGDFPETDPAGLQRQIAAGRRAASLWSAVSVPERLRRLQPLRQRLIGDAERIVDCIRLCSGKTRSEALTGELYPVLELLAFYRRHAERVLAGYGVATSPLLFPGSTAQVERKAFGLVAVFAPWNYPFQLALAPLLTALIAGNAVILKPSELALPTGELIVQLFAGLDLPEGLLQWVAGGPEVGTALVDAGPDLVFFTGGLEGGKAVMRRAAEHPIPVILELGGKDPMLVFADADLTRAASGALYGAFANSGQVCVSVERLLVQRSIVEPFLAQLRAGLQALRTGPDDDADLGAMVSERQIERVKAHYDDAIAQGAAASGPFERAGRFVKPVLLWKVTPEMRVMREETFGPLLPVMAFDDEADAIALANACDCGLNASVWSRDIDKAERVARVLQVGNWAVNDVIKNIGHAGLPFGGVKRSGFGRYHGAEGLLAFSYPVAGLTNRSRLPGEPNWFPHRLQGYRDLLGYMDFVHGDGNWVQRGKRNWPALQALKAYSAVDFTQRWHNLKLKLTFKRGY, encoded by the coding sequence GTGGTTCAGCTTTCAGCGTTTTCGCCGTTGGACGGTCGCCATCTGGGTGATTTTCCGGAAACCGACCCAGCCGGGTTGCAGCGTCAAATCGCCGCCGGCCGGCGCGCGGCCTCGCTGTGGAGCGCTGTCTCCGTGCCGGAACGCTTGCGACGCTTGCAACCTTTACGGCAACGCTTGATCGGCGATGCCGAGCGCATCGTCGATTGCATAAGGCTATGCAGCGGCAAAACCCGGAGCGAAGCCCTGACCGGCGAGCTCTACCCGGTACTGGAGCTGTTGGCCTTCTATCGGCGACACGCCGAGCGCGTATTAGCCGGCTACGGGGTTGCGACTTCGCCGTTGCTGTTTCCCGGCTCGACCGCGCAAGTCGAGCGCAAAGCCTTCGGCCTGGTCGCGGTATTCGCGCCTTGGAACTATCCGTTTCAGCTGGCCTTGGCACCGCTTTTAACCGCGCTGATCGCCGGCAACGCCGTCATCCTCAAACCGTCCGAACTGGCACTGCCGACCGGCGAGCTGATCGTGCAGCTGTTTGCCGGGCTGGATTTGCCCGAAGGCCTGCTGCAATGGGTAGCAGGCGGCCCTGAGGTCGGCACGGCTTTGGTCGATGCCGGCCCGGATCTGGTATTTTTCACCGGCGGCCTGGAGGGCGGCAAAGCCGTGATGCGGCGGGCCGCAGAACACCCGATTCCAGTGATACTGGAGTTAGGCGGCAAAGACCCGATGCTGGTATTCGCCGACGCCGATCTGACCCGGGCGGCCAGCGGCGCGTTGTACGGCGCCTTCGCCAACAGCGGCCAAGTCTGCGTGTCGGTTGAACGTTTATTGGTGCAGCGGTCGATAGTCGAGCCGTTTTTAGCGCAATTGCGCGCCGGCCTGCAAGCGCTGCGTACCGGTCCGGACGACGACGCGGACTTGGGGGCCATGGTATCCGAGCGACAAATCGAACGGGTCAAAGCGCATTACGATGACGCGATTGCGCAAGGCGCCGCAGCCTCCGGCCCGTTCGAACGGGCCGGCCGTTTCGTCAAGCCGGTACTGTTATGGAAGGTCACTCCCGAGATGCGGGTGATGCGCGAAGAAACCTTCGGGCCATTGTTGCCGGTGATGGCTTTCGACGACGAAGCGGACGCAATAGCACTGGCCAACGCCTGCGATTGCGGGCTGAACGCCAGCGTCTGGAGCCGCGACATCGATAAAGCCGAACGCGTCGCCCGTGTCTTGCAGGTCGGCAATTGGGCGGTGAACGACGTGATCAAAAACATCGGTCACGCCGGCTTGCCGTTCGGCGGCGTCAAACGCAGCGGGTTCGGTCGCTACCACGGCGCCGAAGGCTTGCTGGCCTTCAGCTATCCGGTCGCCGGTTTGACCAACCGCAGTCGCTTGCCCGGGGAGCCCAATTGGTTTCCGCATCGCTTGCAAGGCTACCGCGATTTGCTGGGCTATATGGATTTCGTCCACGGCGACGGTAATTGGGTACAACGCGGCAAACGCAACTGGCCGGCCTTACAAGCACTAAAAGCCTATTCGGCTGTGGATTTCACCCAGCGTTGGCACAATCTCAAATTAAAACTGACATTCAAGCGAGGATATTAA
- a CDS encoding FMN-binding negative transcriptional regulator: MYIPKHFEEPRLDAMLALIRRYPLSTLVANAPGGLNADHIPLHWIGDSAAPYGTLRGHLARANPLASERLPEGEVLAIFQAENAYISPSWYAGKQESGKVVPTWNYATVHAYGFMRLIDDAEWIRAELAALTDAQEAGLPHPWTLSDAPADFVEQLLGQVVGVEIVVSRLLGKWKVSQNQPPANRDGVVRGLAEAGHAKLAALVAAGAG; encoded by the coding sequence ATGTACATACCTAAACATTTCGAAGAACCGCGCCTGGACGCGATGTTGGCGTTGATACGGCGTTATCCGTTGTCTACCTTGGTTGCGAATGCGCCGGGCGGCTTGAATGCCGATCATATTCCGCTACATTGGATAGGCGACTCGGCCGCGCCGTACGGCACCTTGCGCGGTCATTTGGCGCGGGCCAACCCGCTGGCGAGTGAGCGGCTGCCCGAGGGTGAGGTGCTGGCCATCTTTCAGGCCGAGAATGCCTATATTTCGCCAAGTTGGTATGCCGGCAAGCAGGAAAGCGGCAAAGTGGTGCCGACCTGGAACTACGCAACCGTGCATGCCTACGGCTTCATGCGATTGATCGACGATGCGGAGTGGATACGCGCCGAACTGGCCGCGTTGACCGACGCGCAGGAAGCGGGCTTGCCTCATCCTTGGACTTTGTCGGACGCGCCGGCCGATTTTGTCGAGCAGTTGCTCGGTCAGGTGGTCGGCGTTGAAATCGTTGTGAGCCGTTTATTGGGTAAATGGAAGGTCAGTCAAAACCAGCCGCCCGCTAACCGCGACGGAGTAGTACGCGGTTTGGCCGAGGCCGGCCACGCCAAATTGGCGGCCTTGGTAGCCGCCGGTGCGGGATAA
- a CDS encoding phytoene desaturase family protein, whose product MAQLPTQQTAVVIGAGLGGLSAAISLAAAGFQVEVLEKNDKVGGKLNILSRDGFTFDLGPSILTMPQVFETLFQRAGRRMSDYVAIEAVDPHWRNFFEDGSVVDLCPDPARQKQQLDALGPEVYADFLRFMAYARQLAEQTEAGYFAAGLDGFWDLLKFYGPLRSLKFDVFRTMDQGVRRFISEPKLVDILNYFIKYVGSSPYAAPALMNLLPDIQYRYGLWYVNGGMYGLATAMQKCAEELGVRIRLSAEVAEIRRNGDKASGVSLHGGEFFPADIVVSNMEVIPAMQRLLHSSPSALKKMRRFQPSCSGLVLHLGVDRLYPQLAHHNFFYSDHPREHFDAVFKSGRLSDDPTIYLVAPCKTDPAQAPAGCEVIKVLPHIPHLNPQQALSDADYLAMRERVLTKLERMGLTDLRRHIVCEEYWIPKDIEARYYSNQGSIYGVVADRNLNLGFKAPQRSAELANLYFVGGSVNPGGGMPMVTLSGQLAADKILRDLQIAS is encoded by the coding sequence ATGGCGCAACTGCCTACTCAGCAAACAGCCGTGGTCATCGGTGCCGGACTAGGAGGCTTATCGGCGGCGATTTCCTTGGCCGCTGCCGGTTTTCAGGTGGAGGTTCTGGAGAAAAACGACAAGGTCGGCGGCAAGCTGAACATTTTGAGCCGCGACGGATTCACCTTCGATCTCGGTCCATCCATTCTGACCATGCCGCAGGTGTTCGAAACCTTGTTTCAGCGGGCCGGCCGGCGCATGAGCGATTACGTGGCGATAGAGGCGGTAGACCCGCATTGGCGCAATTTCTTCGAAGACGGCAGCGTGGTGGATTTGTGTCCGGACCCGGCGCGGCAAAAGCAACAACTGGATGCGCTCGGCCCTGAGGTTTACGCCGACTTTTTGCGCTTTATGGCCTACGCCCGCCAATTGGCCGAACAAACCGAAGCCGGTTATTTCGCCGCCGGCCTGGACGGATTTTGGGACTTGCTGAAATTTTACGGCCCGCTGCGCAGCTTGAAATTCGACGTGTTCCGCACCATGGACCAAGGCGTGCGCCGCTTTATCTCCGAGCCGAAACTGGTCGACATCCTGAATTACTTCATCAAATACGTCGGCTCCTCGCCCTACGCCGCGCCGGCCTTGATGAACCTGTTGCCCGACATTCAGTACCGCTACGGCTTGTGGTACGTCAACGGCGGCATGTACGGCCTGGCGACGGCCATGCAGAAATGTGCCGAGGAACTGGGCGTGCGTATCAGGCTGTCGGCGGAAGTGGCCGAGATCCGCCGCAACGGCGACAAAGCCAGCGGCGTCAGTTTACACGGCGGCGAATTCTTCCCGGCCGACATCGTAGTCTCCAACATGGAAGTCATCCCGGCCATGCAGCGCTTGTTGCATAGCTCGCCGTCCGCGCTGAAAAAAATGCGCCGCTTTCAACCCAGCTGCTCCGGGCTGGTGCTGCATCTGGGAGTCGACCGTTTATACCCGCAGCTGGCGCACCACAATTTCTTTTATTCCGACCATCCGCGCGAGCATTTCGACGCGGTGTTTAAAAGCGGCCGCTTATCCGACGATCCGACCATTTATTTGGTGGCGCCGTGCAAAACCGACCCAGCCCAAGCGCCGGCCGGCTGCGAGGTGATCAAAGTCCTGCCGCACATCCCGCACTTAAATCCGCAGCAAGCTCTCAGCGACGCGGATTATTTAGCCATGCGCGAACGCGTGTTAACCAAGTTGGAACGCATGGGGCTTACCGATCTGCGCCGGCATATCGTTTGCGAGGAATACTGGATACCCAAGGATATAGAAGCCCGCTATTATTCCAACCAGGGCTCCATCTACGGCGTGGTGGCCGACCGCAACCTCAACCTGGGTTTCAAAGCCCCGCAACGTAGCGCGGAACTGGCGAACCTGTACTTCGTCGGTGGCAGCGTCAATCCGGGGGGCGGCATGCCGATGGTCACATTGTCCGGCCAATTGGCGGCCGACAAGATTCTGCGGGATTTACAGATCGCGTCCTGA
- a CDS encoding VPLPA-CTERM sorting domain-containing protein produces the protein MTLTSLKLPLAASLLMLFGTSQSAYASSSAYAYIDWGSLNIEYFDLSDGENAPTLSWYGGSGQASSNAYTAYLNHSNSDSMSANDLTSELYTDADTASAQSSSVRDEYELSAYADSQTSDDMPFDWWTMYSNNAGSSASNYVNFELTGHGIALITLDWELGGESDSIYYSGNDYANASVNISGQFSDGNNNTGTANTSLNEYTWDGAFYQEGTFVMAIFSDGIHTVTGSLSAALSAYATSPATGSEIAPVPVPAAAWLFASALGVWGAGRRRAQIC, from the coding sequence ATGACTTTAACCAGCTTGAAATTACCTTTAGCTGCATCCTTGTTAATGCTTTTCGGAACCAGCCAATCCGCTTACGCGTCATCGTCGGCCTATGCCTATATCGACTGGGGCAGTTTGAACATCGAGTATTTCGATTTGTCCGACGGCGAGAATGCACCCACGCTATCTTGGTACGGTGGCTCCGGCCAAGCGAGCTCCAATGCGTATACCGCTTATTTGAATCACAGTAATAGCGACTCCATGTCGGCCAACGACTTGACCAGCGAGTTGTATACCGACGCCGATACCGCGTCGGCGCAAAGTTCTTCGGTGCGCGACGAATACGAGCTCAGCGCCTATGCCGATTCGCAAACCAGCGACGATATGCCGTTCGATTGGTGGACTATGTATAGCAACAACGCCGGCTCCAGTGCTTCGAATTACGTCAATTTCGAATTAACCGGCCATGGCATCGCTTTGATCACCCTGGATTGGGAGTTAGGCGGCGAATCGGATTCCATTTATTACTCCGGCAACGACTACGCTAACGCTTCCGTCAACATATCCGGGCAATTTAGCGACGGTAACAACAATACCGGCACGGCGAATACCTCGTTGAACGAATACACCTGGGACGGCGCTTTTTACCAAGAAGGTACGTTTGTAATGGCCATTTTCAGCGACGGCATCCATACCGTCACGGGTAGCTTGTCGGCAGCACTCTCCGCTTACGCCACTAGCCCGGCTACCGGTTCGGAAATCGCCCCGGTCCCGGTGCCTGCCGCCGCTTGGTTGTTTGCTAGCGCCTTAGGCGTATGGGGCGCCGGCCGCCGCCGCGCGCAAATCTGCTGA
- a CDS encoding GTPase family protein, translating into MNLFGKWSWYGLGNAIFAPKADGLEAKLDEVKQKLPIPVFWLLGKAQSGKTSIIRALTGSADAVIGNGFQACTRRSRFYDFPSSSHPLIRFLDTRGLGESAYDPAEDLAWCAEQAHLLLVVLRASDMNQADVVAGVAEIHAKHPKWPIVVAQTVLHEVYPAADDEHIQPYPYAQSPLPPQVPHRLVQSLLHQRAWFKDLPAQFVALDFTLPEDGFTPANYGLEALWDTVEAVFPDGVLSLLRGSEQHRELMDFHAQLAQPHLIGYALLNLGVGAIPLAGLPLVLGVQAKLFHSIASLYGLPLTRSLYLEFTTLIGTGVGVGMLGREVLKWLPVYGWAVAGLYSGAMTYALGKAFCLYLQGVKRGALPDEAAIRLTYSDAFKQAKQLLKQRRDT; encoded by the coding sequence ATGAATTTATTTGGCAAGTGGAGTTGGTACGGTTTAGGCAACGCGATATTCGCCCCCAAAGCCGACGGATTGGAAGCTAAGCTGGACGAGGTCAAGCAAAAGCTGCCGATTCCGGTGTTTTGGTTGTTAGGCAAAGCGCAATCAGGCAAGACTTCCATCATCCGTGCCTTGACCGGCAGTGCGGATGCGGTTATCGGCAACGGTTTTCAGGCTTGCACGCGGCGGTCGCGGTTTTACGATTTTCCGTCGTCGTCGCATCCTTTGATCCGTTTTCTGGATACTCGCGGTTTAGGCGAGAGCGCTTACGATCCGGCCGAAGATTTAGCCTGGTGCGCCGAACAAGCGCATTTATTACTGGTGGTATTGCGGGCAAGCGACATGAATCAGGCCGACGTGGTCGCCGGCGTCGCCGAGATTCACGCCAAACACCCGAAATGGCCTATCGTCGTGGCGCAGACCGTGCTACACGAGGTTTATCCCGCAGCAGACGACGAACATATTCAACCTTATCCTTATGCACAGTCGCCGTTGCCGCCGCAGGTTCCGCATCGATTGGTGCAATCGTTACTGCACCAGCGCGCCTGGTTTAAAGATTTGCCGGCGCAGTTCGTGGCTTTGGATTTCACCTTGCCGGAAGATGGTTTTACTCCGGCGAATTACGGTTTGGAGGCCTTGTGGGATACGGTGGAAGCGGTGTTTCCGGACGGCGTGCTGAGCTTATTGCGCGGCAGCGAGCAGCATAGGGAATTGATGGATTTTCATGCCCAACTGGCGCAACCGCATTTAATCGGTTATGCCTTGCTCAACCTTGGAGTGGGGGCGATTCCGTTGGCCGGGTTGCCGCTGGTGTTGGGCGTGCAAGCCAAGTTGTTTCACAGTATCGCCTCGCTGTACGGCTTGCCATTGACCCGCAGCTTGTATCTCGAATTCACTACCTTAATCGGCACCGGCGTCGGTGTGGGAATGTTAGGCCGCGAGGTCTTGAAATGGCTGCCGGTATATGGTTGGGCGGTGGCCGGCCTTTATTCCGGCGCGATGACTTATGCCTTGGGCAAGGCGTTTTGTCTGTATTTGCAAGGCGTCAAACGCGGCGCTTTGCCGGATGAGGCGGCGATACGCCTGACCTATAGCGATGCGTTCAAGCAAGCCAAGCAATTGTTGAAACAGCGACGGGACACTTAA
- a CDS encoding class IV adenylate cyclase, with product MAKNIEIKARLDSIAAVLPLAAQLADQGPFEIIQDDTFFVCANGRLKLREFAGGDGELIFYRRPDALGPKASHYLLVPTREPETLRQVLTQAYGQIGRVRKHRTLAEDLLARLAIKRNQRIEVAYPDLLRQTGDAC from the coding sequence ATGGCTAAAAACATCGAAATAAAAGCTAGATTGGACAGCATTGCAGCTGTATTGCCACTTGCGGCGCAACTGGCGGATCAGGGGCCCTTCGAGATTATCCAAGACGATACGTTTTTCGTCTGCGCCAACGGCCGATTGAAATTGCGCGAATTTGCCGGCGGCGACGGCGAGCTGATTTTTTACCGGCGTCCGGACGCTTTAGGCCCCAAAGCTTCGCACTATCTGCTTGTCCCGACCCGCGAGCCGGAAACCCTTAGGCAGGTTTTAACGCAGGCTTACGGCCAAATCGGCCGGGTACGCAAGCATCGCACTTTAGCTGAAGACTTGCTGGCGCGTTTGGCCATTAAGCGGAATCAGCGGATAGAGGTGGCTTATCCGGATTTGCTAAGGCAAACCGGCGATGCCTGTTGA
- a CDS encoding GNAT family N-acetyltransferase, which yields MSTLFVRQALLSDLPQLVPLFDAYRQFYGKAADPTAAHSFLLERIERAESVLFLAEDGGQGLGFAQLYPCFSSVVLARTYILNDLYVDAGCRRQGVAKRLLETAADYAASAGAVRLTLATAIGNAEARALYQAVGWQRDEQFFVYHLPITN from the coding sequence ATGAGCACATTATTCGTAAGGCAAGCGTTGTTGTCCGATCTGCCGCAACTGGTACCGCTGTTCGACGCTTATCGGCAGTTTTACGGCAAAGCCGCAGACCCGACCGCTGCCCATAGTTTTCTGTTGGAGCGGATAGAGCGCGCCGAATCGGTGTTGTTCTTGGCCGAGGACGGCGGACAGGGTTTGGGCTTTGCCCAGTTGTATCCCTGCTTTTCCTCGGTGGTGCTGGCCAGAACTTATATTCTCAACGATTTGTACGTCGACGCCGGTTGTCGGCGGCAGGGTGTAGCCAAACGTCTGTTGGAAACGGCGGCCGATTACGCCGCCTCGGCCGGCGCGGTACGGTTGACGCTGGCGACCGCCATCGGCAACGCCGAAGCCCGGGCTTTATATCAGGCGGTCGGTTGGCAGCGCGACGAGCAATTTTTCGTCTATCACTTGCCGATCACCAATTGA
- a CDS encoding phytoene desaturase family protein: MTTRKHIVIVGAGPGGLCAGMLLSQRGFKVSLFDKHAEVGGRNRPIRMDGFTFDTGPTFLLMKGVLDEMFELCGRNSADYLEFMPLSPMYRLQFADKAISVYSDRDTMRGELQRVFDEGCEGYHRFMANERRRFQALYPCITRDYSSLRSFLSWDLLKALPWLAFPKSVFANLGQYFKGEHLRLAFCFQSKYLGMSPWQCPALFTMLPYLEHEYGIYHVKGGLNKIALAMAQVIRENGGEIHTGTGVASLRVENGAVTGVKLDSGESVPADEVVINADFAHAMSRLVEPGRLQKYAPERLKKLDYSCSTFMLYLGLNKTYDLPHHTIAFARDYRTNIGNIFADKSLSRDFSFYVQNACASDPGLAPAGKSALYVLVPMPNNDSGLDWDLHRAAVREQVLDTLTDRLGLHDLRAQIACEKIITPSDWESEEYVYKGATFSLAHHFKQMLYWRPHNRFEELANCYLVGGGTHPGSGLPTIYESARISANLISRRHGAAFEDNAASRWLR; the protein is encoded by the coding sequence ATGACCACACGCAAACACATCGTCATCGTCGGAGCCGGCCCGGGTGGGCTGTGCGCCGGTATGTTACTGAGCCAACGCGGCTTTAAAGTTTCCCTATTCGATAAGCATGCCGAGGTCGGCGGCCGCAACCGGCCGATCCGGATGGACGGATTCACTTTCGATACCGGCCCGACCTTCTTGCTGATGAAAGGCGTGCTGGACGAAATGTTCGAACTGTGCGGACGCAATAGCGCCGACTATCTGGAATTCATGCCGTTGTCGCCGATGTACCGCTTGCAGTTTGCCGACAAAGCGATTTCGGTTTATTCCGACCGCGACACTATGCGCGGCGAGCTGCAGCGGGTTTTCGACGAAGGCTGCGAAGGCTACCACCGGTTTATGGCCAATGAACGCCGGCGCTTCCAAGCCCTATATCCTTGCATCACCCGCGACTATTCCAGCCTGCGCTCGTTTTTATCCTGGGATTTGTTGAAAGCCTTACCCTGGTTGGCGTTTCCGAAAAGCGTGTTCGCCAATCTCGGCCAGTATTTCAAAGGCGAACATCTGCGCCTGGCGTTCTGCTTTCAATCCAAATACTTGGGCATGTCGCCCTGGCAATGTCCGGCCTTGTTTACCATGCTGCCCTATTTGGAGCACGAATACGGCATTTACCACGTCAAAGGCGGCTTGAACAAGATCGCGCTAGCCATGGCGCAAGTCATCCGCGAAAACGGCGGGGAAATTCATACCGGCACCGGCGTCGCCTCGTTGCGGGTGGAAAACGGCGCGGTCACCGGGGTCAAGTTGGATAGCGGCGAATCCGTTCCGGCCGACGAGGTCGTCATCAACGCCGACTTCGCCCACGCGATGAGCCGGCTGGTGGAACCCGGCCGCTTGCAAAAATACGCGCCGGAGCGGTTAAAAAAGCTGGATTACTCCTGCTCCACGTTCATGCTGTATTTGGGTTTGAACAAAACCTACGATCTGCCGCATCACACCATCGCCTTTGCACGGGATTACCGGACCAACATCGGCAATATCTTTGCCGACAAAAGCTTGAGCCGAGATTTTTCCTTCTACGTGCAAAACGCCTGCGCCAGCGACCCCGGCTTGGCGCCGGCCGGCAAGTCGGCGTTGTACGTGCTGGTACCGATGCCGAATAACGACAGCGGTCTGGATTGGGACCTGCACAGGGCGGCTGTGAGGGAACAAGTGTTGGACACGCTGACTGATCGCCTGGGTCTGCACGACTTGCGCGCTCAAATCGCCTGCGAAAAAATCATCACGCCCAGCGACTGGGAAAGCGAGGAGTACGTGTATAAGGGCGCCACTTTCAGTCTGGCGCACCACTTCAAGCAAATGCTGTATTGGCGCCCGCATAACCGTTTCGAGGAATTGGCCAATTGCTATTTGGTCGGCGGCGGCACCCATCCGGGCAGCGGCTTGCCGACCATTTACGAATCGGCGCGCATTTCCGCCAACCTGATCAGCCGGCGGCACGGCGCGGCCTTCGAGGACAATGCCGCCAGCCGTTGGCTGCGCTAA
- a CDS encoding GTPase family protein, with product MPFRLTGFSIFLLVLFLLPWLVLIGLGGYWLWLHDCLYQAIGLLTANSLLGYALLKWRQSRAKPLLTEPFSIPADANWPDQGRLAFDGLQPIIDAWQDEADLFVSADKLLRLSNQVLTTVARQFHAESKYPILEFPLPYLLRLVVLVCEDLQREVLDKIPGSHAVSIGDFYRAKDALSTLKTGFSFLNVGGWLLNPAGAALNKARSVLLGRGFVKLGEEISRRLVGVYVKKLGYYAIQLYSGQITLETIVPTEVLTGYSNADFAAAQQPADSPEPLRILLLGQVSSGKSTLLNALFGEIKAAENWLPTTANVTPYVLEREGLQRAIILDSAGYGGLRHAEAVTALQREWAQVDLILLVCHAVQAARQADRQQLDAIRTYFRQNPQRAMPVVIAVASHIDQLRPLREWLPPYNIRQPDNAKAGNIRAVCRAIAAELQLPLECIVPVCMNPVYQYYNIDDGLLPLIYEQLDDIRRVRYLRCLGSQRSNRSWAQWRKQLAALGKLF from the coding sequence ATGCCGTTTCGATTGACCGGTTTCAGTATTTTTTTACTGGTGTTGTTTCTGTTGCCGTGGCTGGTGTTGATCGGCTTGGGCGGGTATTGGCTATGGTTGCACGATTGCTTGTATCAAGCGATCGGCCTGTTGACGGCTAATTCGCTGCTGGGGTATGCGCTGCTCAAATGGCGGCAAAGTCGAGCCAAGCCTTTGTTGACCGAACCGTTCAGCATACCAGCCGACGCTAACTGGCCGGATCAAGGCAGGCTGGCGTTCGACGGTTTACAGCCCATCATCGACGCTTGGCAAGACGAAGCCGATTTGTTCGTGAGCGCCGATAAGTTGCTACGTCTGAGCAACCAGGTGTTAACGACAGTAGCCCGGCAGTTTCATGCCGAATCCAAATACCCTATTCTGGAGTTTCCGCTGCCTTATCTACTGCGGTTGGTGGTATTGGTGTGCGAAGATTTGCAGCGCGAGGTGCTGGACAAAATTCCCGGTAGTCACGCGGTCAGTATCGGAGATTTTTACCGCGCCAAAGATGCGCTGTCGACTTTGAAAACCGGTTTCTCGTTTTTGAACGTCGGCGGCTGGTTGTTGAATCCGGCCGGCGCGGCACTGAACAAAGCGCGCAGTGTGTTGCTCGGCCGCGGCTTTGTCAAACTCGGCGAAGAGATTTCCCGCCGTTTGGTCGGCGTGTACGTCAAAAAACTCGGCTATTACGCCATTCAGCTATATAGCGGGCAAATTACCTTGGAGACCATCGTACCCACCGAGGTATTAACCGGCTATTCCAATGCCGATTTTGCCGCCGCCCAGCAGCCGGCCGACAGTCCGGAGCCTTTGCGTATTTTGCTGTTGGGTCAGGTGAGCAGCGGTAAATCGACCTTGCTCAACGCTTTGTTCGGCGAAATCAAAGCCGCCGAAAACTGGCTGCCAACTACCGCTAACGTCACGCCTTATGTGTTGGAACGCGAAGGCTTGCAGCGGGCCATCATCCTGGATAGCGCCGGTTACGGCGGTTTGCGTCACGCCGAAGCCGTAACCGCCTTGCAACGCGAATGGGCCCAAGTGGACTTAATTTTGTTGGTGTGCCACGCCGTGCAAGCCGCCAGACAGGCGGATCGGCAGCAGCTTGACGCGATTCGGACTTACTTTCGGCAAAATCCGCAACGGGCGATGCCGGTAGTGATCGCAGTCGCCAGCCACATCGACCAATTGCGCCCGTTGCGCGAATGGCTGCCGCCCTACAACATCCGGCAACCGGACAATGCCAAAGCCGGCAACATACGTGCGGTCTGCCGGGCAATTGCCGCCGAGTTGCAGCTGCCGTTGGAATGTATCGTGCCGGTGTGTATGAATCCGGTTTACCAGTATTACAACATCGACGACGGTTTGTTGCCCTTGATTTACGAACAGTTGGACGACATTCGGCGGGTGCGTTACTTGCGCTGTTTGGGTTCGCAACGGAGCAACCGTTCCTGGGCGCAATGGCGTAAGCAGCTGGCGGCTTTGGGAAAATTGTTTTAA
- a CDS encoding L-dopachrome tautomerase-related protein — translation MNRVTLSCTALLFAVFTASAETKSDFDVFANLDTGPGNVTATASGRIIMSQHQFYQPQYTVVEYKDRTLLPFPNWEMSAADSTAPLKLDSVLGIRSDSNGVVWMLDNGMRSGVTPKLVGWNTKTNKLQRLIYLPAPIAPKDAFVNDFALDTIHNHAFISDPAGGINAALIVVNLSTGAARRVLQGHYSVVPENVDLLIDNVPIQVKTPAGELVRPHIGVNPITEDLANEWVYFGPMHGLSLYRIRAADLINASLSAEELAGRVERYSDKPISDGISIDRNNNIYLGDLANNAIGVIDPTRKYRQLAQCPRLSWVDSFSFGAGGQLYAVVNRLHRSATLNGGDNQAKPPYFLLKVKALAAGLPGR, via the coding sequence ATGAACCGGGTCACCCTGTCCTGTACAGCCCTGCTGTTTGCGGTCTTTACGGCCTCGGCCGAGACCAAGTCCGATTTCGACGTATTCGCCAATCTCGACACCGGGCCCGGCAATGTCACGGCGACTGCAAGCGGGCGTATCATCATGAGTCAACATCAGTTCTACCAACCGCAATACACGGTGGTCGAGTATAAGGACCGGACCCTGCTGCCATTTCCGAATTGGGAAATGTCTGCGGCCGATTCGACGGCGCCGCTCAAGCTCGACTCGGTGCTGGGCATACGTTCCGATAGCAATGGCGTGGTCTGGATGCTGGACAACGGTATGCGTAGTGGCGTCACGCCCAAGCTGGTCGGCTGGAATACTAAAACCAACAAGTTACAACGCTTGATTTATCTGCCGGCACCGATTGCTCCCAAGGATGCGTTCGTCAACGATTTTGCCTTGGATACCATCCACAATCATGCCTTCATCAGCGATCCGGCCGGCGGCATCAATGCGGCCTTGATTGTGGTCAACTTGTCGACCGGAGCGGCCCGGCGGGTGCTGCAAGGCCACTATAGCGTGGTGCCGGAAAACGTCGATTTGCTCATCGATAATGTGCCGATTCAGGTAAAAACTCCGGCGGGCGAATTAGTCAGGCCGCACATCGGGGTGAATCCCATCACCGAGGACTTGGCTAACGAATGGGTGTATTTCGGGCCCATGCACGGCCTTAGTTTGTACCGGATTAGAGCCGCCGACTTGATCAACGCGTCGTTATCGGCCGAAGAACTTGCCGGCCGGGTTGAGCGCTACAGCGACAAGCCGATTTCGGACGGCATCAGCATCGACCGGAACAACAATATTTATTTGGGCGATTTGGCCAACAACGCGATTGGCGTCATCGATCCCACTCGCAAGTATCGGCAGTTGGCACAATGTCCGCGCCTTTCCTGGGTGGATTCGTTCAGTTTCGGTGCCGGCGGCCAATTGTATGCGGTGGTCAATCGCCTGCATCGCTCGGCCACCCTAAACGGCGGCGATAACCAAGCGAAACCGCCTTATTTTCTGTTAAAGGTTAAAGCCTTGGCAGCCGGTCTGCCAGGGCGTTAA